One Tursiops truncatus isolate mTurTru1 chromosome 3, mTurTru1.mat.Y, whole genome shotgun sequence DNA segment encodes these proteins:
- the MAPK9 gene encoding mitogen-activated protein kinase 9 isoform X1: MSDSKCDSQFYSVQVADSTFTVLKRYQQLKPIGSGAQGIVCAAFDTVLGINVAVKKLSRPFQNQTHAKRAYRELVLLKCVNHKNIISLLNVFTPQKTLEEFQDVYLVMELMDANLCQVIHMELDHERMSYLLYQMLCGIKHLHSAGIIHRDLKPSNIVVKSDCTLKILDFGLARTACTNFMMTPYVVTRYYRAPEVILGMGYKENVDIWSVGCIMGELVKGCVIFQGTDHIDQWNKVIEQLGTPSADFMKKLQPTVRNYVENRPKYPGIKFEELFPDWIFPSESERDKIKTSQARDLLSKMLVIDPDKRISVDEALRHPYITVWYDPAEAEAPPPQIYDAQLEEREHAIEEWKELIYKEVMDWEERSKNGVVKDQPSDAAVSSNATPSQSSSINDISSMSTEQTLASDTDSSLDASTGPLEGCR, from the exons TGCTGCTTTTGATACAGTTCTTGGGATAAATGTTGCAGTCAAGAAACTAAGCCGTCCTTTTCAGAATCAGACTCATGCAAAGAGAGCTTATCGTGAACTTGTCCTCTTAAAATGTGTCAATCATAAAAAT atAATTAGTTTGTTAAATGTGTTTACACCACAGAAAACTCTAGAAGAATTTCAAGATGT GTATTTGGTTATGGAATTAATGGATGCTAACTTATGTCAGGTTATTCATATGGAGTTGGACCATGAAAGAATGTCCTACCTTCTTTACCAGATGCTCTGTGGTATTAAACATCTACATTCAGCTGGTATAATTCATAGA GATTTGAAACCTAGCAACATTGTAGTAAAGTCAGACTGTACCCTTAAGATCCTTGACTTTGGCCTGGCTCGCACAGCATGCACCAACTTTATGATGACCCCCTACGTGGTAACGCGGTATTATCGGGCACCTGAAGTCATCCTGGGCATGGGCTACAAAGAGAACG tTGATATCTGGTCAGTGGGTTGCATCATGGGAGAGCTGGTGAAAGGTTGTGTGATATTCCAAGGCACTGATC ATATTGATCAGTGGAATAAAGTTATTGAGCAGCTAGGAACACCATCTGCAGATTTCATGAAGAAACTTCAGCCAACTGTGAGGAATTACGTAGAAAACAGACCAAAGTATCCTGGAATCAAATTTGAAGAACTCTTTCCAGATTGGATATTCCCATCAGAATCTGAACgagacaaaattaaaa CAAGTCAAGCCAGAGACTTACTATCAAAAATGTTAGTGATAGATCCCGACAAGCGAATCTCTGTAGATGAAGCTTTGCGTCACCCTTATATCACTGTTTGGTATGACCCTGCTGAAGCAGAAGCG CCACCACCTCAAATTTATGATGCCCAGTTGGAAGAAAGAGAACATGCAATTGAAGAATGGAAAG AGCTAATTTACAAAGAAGTAATGGattgggaagaaagaagcaagaatGGTGTTGTGAAAGATCAACCTTCAG ATGCAGCAGTAAGTAGCAACGCCACTCCTTCTCAGTCGTCGTCTATCAATGACATTTCATCCATGTCCACTGAGCAGACGCTGGCCTCAGACACAGACAGCAGTCTGGATGCCTCAACAGGACCCCTTGAAGGTTGTCGATGA
- the MAPK9 gene encoding mitogen-activated protein kinase 9 isoform X4 produces the protein MELMDANLCQVIHMELDHERMSYLLYQMLCGIKHLHSAGIIHRDLKPSNIVVKSDCTLKILDFGLARTACTNFMMTPYVVTRYYRAPEVILGMGYKENVDIWSVGCIMGELVKGCVIFQGTDHIDQWNKVIEQLGTPSADFMKKLQPTVRNYVENRPKYPGIKFEELFPDWIFPSESERDKIKTSQARDLLSKMLVIDPDKRISVDEALRHPYITVWYDPAEAEAPPPQIYDAQLEEREHAIEEWKELIYKEVMDWEERSKNGVVKDQPSDAAVSSNATPSQSSSINDISSMSTEQTLASDTDSSLDASTGPLEGCR, from the exons ATGGAATTAATGGATGCTAACTTATGTCAGGTTATTCATATGGAGTTGGACCATGAAAGAATGTCCTACCTTCTTTACCAGATGCTCTGTGGTATTAAACATCTACATTCAGCTGGTATAATTCATAGA GATTTGAAACCTAGCAACATTGTAGTAAAGTCAGACTGTACCCTTAAGATCCTTGACTTTGGCCTGGCTCGCACAGCATGCACCAACTTTATGATGACCCCCTACGTGGTAACGCGGTATTATCGGGCACCTGAAGTCATCCTGGGCATGGGCTACAAAGAGAACG tTGATATCTGGTCAGTGGGTTGCATCATGGGAGAGCTGGTGAAAGGTTGTGTGATATTCCAAGGCACTGATC ATATTGATCAGTGGAATAAAGTTATTGAGCAGCTAGGAACACCATCTGCAGATTTCATGAAGAAACTTCAGCCAACTGTGAGGAATTACGTAGAAAACAGACCAAAGTATCCTGGAATCAAATTTGAAGAACTCTTTCCAGATTGGATATTCCCATCAGAATCTGAACgagacaaaattaaaa CAAGTCAAGCCAGAGACTTACTATCAAAAATGTTAGTGATAGATCCCGACAAGCGAATCTCTGTAGATGAAGCTTTGCGTCACCCTTATATCACTGTTTGGTATGACCCTGCTGAAGCAGAAGCG CCACCACCTCAAATTTATGATGCCCAGTTGGAAGAAAGAGAACATGCAATTGAAGAATGGAAAG AGCTAATTTACAAAGAAGTAATGGattgggaagaaagaagcaagaatGGTGTTGTGAAAGATCAACCTTCAG ATGCAGCAGTAAGTAGCAACGCCACTCCTTCTCAGTCGTCGTCTATCAATGACATTTCATCCATGTCCACTGAGCAGACGCTGGCCTCAGACACAGACAGCAGTCTGGATGCCTCAACAGGACCCCTTGAAGGTTGTCGATGA